One window of the Salvelinus fontinalis isolate EN_2023a chromosome 2, ASM2944872v1, whole genome shotgun sequence genome contains the following:
- the LOC129822466 gene encoding GTPase IMAP family member 8-like, which translates to MESPNICQSLLSPTVEPICHLPERRLLLLGGPGAGKSTTGNAILGEEVFQTGTETVHSTVGHGGVCNRRITVVDTPGWIIPHDSADDNTGAPPERASKEGPCVGATLCPPGPHALLLVVPVSQPFTEGHRKAAEKQLGHLGGGAWRSTMVLFTGVDKLPEGTFVEEFIAAGEPLQWLVERCSNRYHGLDSNTQQSGDDNTVNTQVQELLEKVEEQVKENHGWYFAVNELILLEEEQARKAVEERRVREEREERERQRLRMVGGPPRELRVLLLGWKGVGKSSVGNTILGRRDFESGTETEQSLRRQAEVAGRRVTIVDTPGWDWFSVRRTPKHVRQESKRGATLLRPGPHTLLLVLPIISTLTSRKRRTLEAHLEGLFGDRACLHTMVLFSCGDWLGRTPVEEHIQKGGRELHRLLEYCGNYYHVVDSKMPGKDTRNISDLLDKIEEMIRENGDEAFLPIQMDEESPESSENNSPEEDCSRGCQLQ; encoded by the exons ATGGAGAGTCCAAATATCTGCCAGTCGTTGTTGTCTCCGACAGTTGAACCCATCTGTCATCTCCCGGAGCGTAGGCTTCTGTTGCTGGGGGGACCAGGAGCTGGGAAGAGCACCACAGGGAATGCCATCCTAGGTGAGGAGGTCTTCCAGACTGGGACAGAGACTGTCCACAGCACCGTTGGCCACGGGGGGGTCTGCAATAGGCGTATCACTGTGGTTGACACCCCAGGCTGGATTATACCCCATGACTCAGCGGATGATAACACCGGGGCCCCGCCAGAGCGGGCTAGCAAGGAGGGACCCTGTGTCGGTGCCACTCTCTGTCCCCCAGGGCCCCACGCGCTCCTGCTGGTGGTCCCCGTGTCACAGCCCTTCACAGAGGGCCACAGGAAGGCTGCAGAGAAGCAGCTGGGTCATCTAGGAGGAGGGGCCTGGAGGTCCACCATGGTGCTCTTCACTGGGGTCGACAAGCTACCTGAGGGGACGTTCGTAGAAGAGTTCATTGCAGCTGGGGAGCCCCTTCAGTGGCTGGTGGAGAGGTGTAGTAACAGATACCATGGCCTGGATAGTAACACACAGCAGAGTGGGGATGACAACACGGTGAACACACAAGTTCAAGAGCTGCTGGAGAAGGTAGAGGAGCAGGTTAAGGAAAACCATGGCTGGTATTTTGCAGTAAACGAACTGATTCTGCTAGAGGAGGAGCAGGCAAGGAAGGCGGTGGAAGAGAGGCGGGTGAGAGAGGAgcgggaggaaagggagaggcagagacTGCGGATGGTCGGAGGGCCTCCCAGAG aGCTGAGGGTCCTCTTGTTGGGCTGGAAAGGAGTGGGAAAAAGTTCTGTAGGGAACACCATCCTGGGCCGGCGGGACTTTGAGTCTGGAACAGAGACGGAGCAGAGCCTTAGGAGGCAGGCTGAGGTGGCCGGACGCAGGGTCACTATCGTTGACACCCCTGGCTGGGACTGGTTCTCCGTCAGACGCACCCCCAAACACGTCAGACAGGAGTCGAAGCGAGGTGCCACCCTCCTCCGGCCTGGCCCCCAcacccttctcctggtgctgccCATCATCTCCACCCTCACTTCACGCAAGAGGCGGACCCTGGAGGCCCACCTGGAGGGCCTGTTTGGTGATAGGGCGTGTCTCCACACCATGGTGCTGTTCAGCTGCGGGGATTGGCTAGGCCGAACACCCGTCGAGGAGCACATTCAGAAGGGAGGGCGGGAGCTCCACAGGTTGTTGGAATACTGTGGGAACTATTATCACGTGGTGGACAGCAAGATGCCGGGGAAGGACACAAGGAACATCTCAGATCTGCTGGACAAAATAGAGGAAATGATCAGAGAGAATGGTGATGAGGCCTTCTTGCCAATACAGA TGGATGAAGAAAGCCCTGAGTCATCTGAGAACAACAGCCCTGAAGAGGACTGTAGCAGAGGATGCCAGCTCCAGTAG
- the LOC129822481 gene encoding cyclic AMP-dependent transcription factor ATF-4-like isoform X1 gives MTMMSSQFGLDDMEALLWGPSSLMADPMGSLRHQDEVTSIEGGASPLSSSSSSPLLLLSPPPTPPSLLLQEEKAGADLLSFPWLSADQLGHTHHIGADDGKEDAFSGMDWMAERVDLSEFDLDSFIGSCSPDGSPSSPEDLITSLECPMELDLLPLPTLPTPTDLPTTTDPLLPPTVSQPQEDPQEVFHSPPPCVPDAQEELEIKSEPQSPAPSPPPSPTFTLELGSEVYVSASVSEKPLHLEVPQPVPSIVLSLSPTRIVVLLAPKQEVGVTTTPITIPEILSDSDSSFSSSGQLNQPPIATTQSSFQNESKPYPTTPKSRPQHPDQPTTTSSGTMKSSTGGPPKEKKLKKMAQNKTAATRYRQKKKTEQEALSAECDELEQRNHKLAEKADSIANEIQYLKELMEEVRQAKSKKGLVT, from the exons ATGACCATGATGAGTTCACAGTTTGGCCTGGACGATATGGAGGCCCTACTCTGGGGGCCTTCCTCTCTCATGGCTGACCCCATGGGGTCGCTGCGCCACCAAGATGAAGTTACCTCGATAGAGGGGGGGGCTTCACCCCTCTCGTCATCTTCCTCTTCTCCACTTCTCCTTCTATCCCCTCCTCCCACTCCGCCGTCACTGCTCCTCCAGGAAGAGAAGGCTGGGGCAGACTTGCTGTCCTTCCCTTGGCTATCTGCTGACCAGCTAGGCCACACCCATCACATTGGTGCAGATGATGGGAAAG AAGATGCCTTTTCTGGCATGGACTGGATGGCCGAGAGGGTAGACCTGAGTGAGTTTGATCTGGACTCCTTTATTGGTTCCTGCAGCCCAGACGGTTCCCCCAGCTCCCCTGAAGACCTCATCACTTCCTTAGAGTGTCCCATGGAGCTGGACTTACtccccctccccactctcccTACTCCCACGGACCTCCCCACCACCACTGATCCACTTCTCCCCCCGACCGTGTCACAGCCCCAGGAAGACCCTCAGGAGGTGTTTCATTCACCTCCCCCCTGCGTCCCTGATGCCCAGGAGGAGCTGGAGATCAAGTCGGAGCCCCAGTCcccagccccctctcctcctccatcacccACCTTCACCTTAGAGTTGGGCAGTGAGGTGTATGTCTCCGCGAGTGTCAGCGAGAAGCCGCTTCACCTGGAGGTTCCCCAGCCAGTCCCCAGCATTGTgctgtctctctccccaacccgcATCGTCGTCCTCCTGGCCCCTAAACAGGAGGTCGGCGTGACAACCACCCCTATCACCATCCCAGAGATCCTCTCTGACAGTGACAGCAGCTTCAGCTCCTCTGGTCAGCTCAACCAGCCACCCATCGCCACAACTCAGTCAAGTTTCCAAAATGAGAGCAAACCGTACCCAACAACCCCCAAGTCTAGGCCACAACATCCAGACCAGCCCACCACCACATCGAGTGGGACAATGAAGTCCTCCACTGGAGGACCCCCGAAGGAGAAGAAGCTCAAGAAAATGGCACAGAACAAGACGGCGGCCACGCGCTACCGCCAGAAAAAGAAGACTGAGCAGGAGGCCTTGAGCGCGGAGTGCGATGAGCTCGAGCAGAGGAACCACAAGCTTGCGGAGAAAGCGGACTCCATCGCCAATGAGATCCAGTATCTCAAGGAGCTCATGGAGGAGGTGCGCCAAGCGAAGAGCAAGAAGGGCCTTGTGACCTAA
- the LOC129822481 gene encoding cyclic AMP-dependent transcription factor ATF-4-like isoform X2 — translation MTMMSSQFGLDDMEALLWGPSSLMADPMGSLRHQDEVTSIEGGASPLSSSSSSPLLLLSPPPTPPSLLLQEEKAGADLLSFPWLSADQLGHTHHIGADDGKDAFSGMDWMAERVDLSEFDLDSFIGSCSPDGSPSSPEDLITSLECPMELDLLPLPTLPTPTDLPTTTDPLLPPTVSQPQEDPQEVFHSPPPCVPDAQEELEIKSEPQSPAPSPPPSPTFTLELGSEVYVSASVSEKPLHLEVPQPVPSIVLSLSPTRIVVLLAPKQEVGVTTTPITIPEILSDSDSSFSSSGQLNQPPIATTQSSFQNESKPYPTTPKSRPQHPDQPTTTSSGTMKSSTGGPPKEKKLKKMAQNKTAATRYRQKKKTEQEALSAECDELEQRNHKLAEKADSIANEIQYLKELMEEVRQAKSKKGLVT, via the exons ATGACCATGATGAGTTCACAGTTTGGCCTGGACGATATGGAGGCCCTACTCTGGGGGCCTTCCTCTCTCATGGCTGACCCCATGGGGTCGCTGCGCCACCAAGATGAAGTTACCTCGATAGAGGGGGGGGCTTCACCCCTCTCGTCATCTTCCTCTTCTCCACTTCTCCTTCTATCCCCTCCTCCCACTCCGCCGTCACTGCTCCTCCAGGAAGAGAAGGCTGGGGCAGACTTGCTGTCCTTCCCTTGGCTATCTGCTGACCAGCTAGGCCACACCCATCACATTGGTGCAGATGATGGGAAAG ATGCCTTTTCTGGCATGGACTGGATGGCCGAGAGGGTAGACCTGAGTGAGTTTGATCTGGACTCCTTTATTGGTTCCTGCAGCCCAGACGGTTCCCCCAGCTCCCCTGAAGACCTCATCACTTCCTTAGAGTGTCCCATGGAGCTGGACTTACtccccctccccactctcccTACTCCCACGGACCTCCCCACCACCACTGATCCACTTCTCCCCCCGACCGTGTCACAGCCCCAGGAAGACCCTCAGGAGGTGTTTCATTCACCTCCCCCCTGCGTCCCTGATGCCCAGGAGGAGCTGGAGATCAAGTCGGAGCCCCAGTCcccagccccctctcctcctccatcacccACCTTCACCTTAGAGTTGGGCAGTGAGGTGTATGTCTCCGCGAGTGTCAGCGAGAAGCCGCTTCACCTGGAGGTTCCCCAGCCAGTCCCCAGCATTGTgctgtctctctccccaacccgcATCGTCGTCCTCCTGGCCCCTAAACAGGAGGTCGGCGTGACAACCACCCCTATCACCATCCCAGAGATCCTCTCTGACAGTGACAGCAGCTTCAGCTCCTCTGGTCAGCTCAACCAGCCACCCATCGCCACAACTCAGTCAAGTTTCCAAAATGAGAGCAAACCGTACCCAACAACCCCCAAGTCTAGGCCACAACATCCAGACCAGCCCACCACCACATCGAGTGGGACAATGAAGTCCTCCACTGGAGGACCCCCGAAGGAGAAGAAGCTCAAGAAAATGGCACAGAACAAGACGGCGGCCACGCGCTACCGCCAGAAAAAGAAGACTGAGCAGGAGGCCTTGAGCGCGGAGTGCGATGAGCTCGAGCAGAGGAACCACAAGCTTGCGGAGAAAGCGGACTCCATCGCCAATGAGATCCAGTATCTCAAGGAGCTCATGGAGGAGGTGCGCCAAGCGAAGAGCAAGAAGGGCCTTGTGACCTAA